Genomic DNA from Marinifilum sp. JC120:
ATCCTCACCAGCCCAACAACCGGCGCACCAGGACATTAAGGTCTTTTCACCCTTGTGCTTGGCGTCGGCAATGTACTCGGCCAATCGGCCATAGTTATCGTTCTGGGGCTTACAAGAAATCCTGCGGCTAATCATATGGTTCTGACCTTCTGAACTATTTCCCTCTGAAGCCGGCGGAGATCTTCCAGCAAAGCCTCAATATCCGTGCGGTGTTTATCATCATCGAGAATCCACATCTTGAGCAGACCACCCAATCGGCCCTGATCGGCATTAAGCTTCAGCAGCTCCAAACGGGCCTGCTGATCAGTGCGGCTCTTGATCTCGTGGCCCAGACAAACAGCTTTCGCAAAAGCA
This window encodes:
- a CDS encoding conjugal transfer protein TraJ, whose translation is MPSKKQVIKTYVSKEEYAQISATARQCSISLSAFAKAVCLGHEIKSRTDQQARLELLKLNADQGRLGGLLKMWILDDDKHRTDIEALLEDLRRLQREIVQKVRTI